TCTACCCCCTCCCCACCGTGTCCGAAAAGGCGGACCTCCTCCCGCAGGGGGTGGACCACACGCCGGTAGCCCTCCTTCAGGGGAAGGCGCTTCCCCCCTTGGGGTTCCACCTCCCGGTTCTGCCGCAGGCGGATGAGGAAGCCCATGCCCCACCCCTGGAGCTTTCGCATCAGGGAGACCCGGTCAAAGCCGCGGTCCAGGAGGAAGAGGGGGGTATATCCCAGGTCCTGGACGGCGCGGCCCAGGCGGTGGAGGAACTCCTCCTCCACCCGGTTTTGACTGGGGAAAGGGGAGAGGGGGTGAAGAGCGAAGGCCACCACCAGGGCCCTTCCCTTGAGGGGAAGGGCGGCCACCAGGGCTTGGTGCCTACCGTCCTCTGTGAAGGTCCAGTCCACGATGAGGGGGAGGGGGCGGTCTTTGGGGAAACGAGGGACGAGGAGGGGGAGGAGGGCTTCGGTGAGGGCCCAGGGGTCTTGCAGGGTGGGGTGATGGAGGAAGCGCCAGAGGCGATTGAGGCGGCTTTGGGCCAGGGTGGGGAGGGGGGTTCTGCGGGCGAGGTCGGAGAGGGTGGGGTCCAGGGGGGTAGTGAGGAGGGTGGACAGGAAGAGGGCGAGGTTGGAGCGGATGGTTTTCCTGAGGGAGGCGAAGACCTTATGGACCCAGAGGGTGATAACTTGGGAAAGGGGGGTGGTGGGCGGCACACCTTACTTACCCCCCTCTTCTCTTCCCTTGTCAAGCCCCAGCCCTCAAAGTGATGAGAGCTCAGCCCCTTTTGGGGGGTCATCCTCAGGATGGGGGAAGGGTGTGAAAGCGGTGTGAAGGCCAGGCCCACCCCACCGCCCGGGGCGGGCCTGGGGATCACCTCCGGCTCAGGACCACGGGCCGGGGGGTGCTGTCGGTCTGGGTGTTGGGCAGGTCGCTGTTGAGGGCGTTGGAGTTTTGGATGTAGAACTGCCCCCCGCCGTTTCGGATGGTGCCTCCGAGGCTCACCGCTCCGCCGATAAAGGCTCCGGTACCGTTGAAGGTGATGGTCCCCCCCGCCCACATGAAGGCGTGGGTGTCCGCCCGGCCGTTGAAGGTGATGTCCCCCTCGCTCACCACTAGGAGGGCGCGGTTGTTCAGCAGGTCGGCCCCGCCGTTAAAGTTGAGGGACTGCCTGGAGGCGAGGGTGGAGTCGCCCTTGAAGGCGGCGGCGTTGTTGAGGTTGACGGTGCCGTTCGCGAAGAACTTGCTGTCCGTGGCCTGCACGTTTCCCAGGTTCAGCCCACCCTGGGCCGCTACCTTGACCCTTTCCAGCGTGGCGGCGCCGTTCACCTGGAAGGTGCCCCCCACGTAGAAGGTCACGTCGCGGAGCGTGGTGTTGTTGGGAAGGGTGACGTTCCCCTGGACGCAGACCCTGCTTCCGGAGAAGAGGGGAAGGGCTTGGGCCAGAAGGGCGTTGACGTCATTTCTGGGGGGTGTGACGCCCTTGCTTGCGAGGAAGGCCAGCAGCTCGCCCGCTTGGCCGGGGTCCAGGGAGGTGAAGGTGTGCTGGCAAAGGCCTTTGGTTTGGGCGTCCTGAAAGGGGCTTGTAACGCGGACCCCTAGGCTCCCCCCTAGGCTCCCTTGGCTGATCGCGTCCACGTCGGGTCTTTGGATGCGGGTCGCCTGGTCCCAGCGCACGGCTCTGCCCGTGACGGCGTCCAGGCACGTAAGGTTGGGGTCGGAGGGGATCTGGTACACCGGGCAGACCTGGTACCTGGGCGTGGAGCCGTTGCAGACCACCCTGTTGTTCCCGCTCGCATTGCACTGGGTGCCCGTTACCCCTTGTCCCCCCGTGATGGGCGGCGGGTTGACCTGGTTAATCCCGCGGCAGTTACTTCCGTCCTCGTCGCACACCCGGATCTGGCCCGAGAGGTTGGCGTAGCCTTGGTCGGCGTGGAGCCGGCTTCCCCAGAGGTCCACCCCCCCGTTGATGGTGATGCGCCCGCCGCTAATCCATCCCTGGCCAAACAGGGGG
This region of Thermus thermophilus genomic DNA includes:
- a CDS encoding IS4 family transposase — protein: MPPTTPLSQVITLWVHKVFASLRKTIRSNLALFLSTLLTTPLDPTLSDLARRTPLPTLAQSRLNRLWRFLHHPTLQDPWALTEALLPLLVPRFPKDRPLPLIVDWTFTEDGRHQALVAALPLKGRALVVAFALHPLSPFPSQNRVEEEFLHRLGRAVQDLGYTPLFLLDRGFDRVSLMRKLQGWGMGFLIRLRQNREVEPQGGKRLPLKEGYRRVVHPLREEVRLFGHGGEGVEVTLLVYPGGRDPWYLAYSGPFGGEPPYGWRMWIEEGFRDLKGQGFGLDRHRLRTGASLRGWLWLLALGMALLVLLGARLQGREWLPRLLAHPERQSLFRLGRIALAQGPPPWREAVVEELVRLLQELGGGK
- a CDS encoding pilus assembly PilX family protein, which produces MNAKGIALVVALVGMMAVLALSLAMVQSALGNLKTGGDLLNRAQARQRAEAGVDHALAYLHGKTALSAPQTLSGQGYQVTLTPQNPQGDEIRVESQGQMGLARHTAVAMVRLQSVPTQAQNPLFGQGWISGGRITINGGVDLWGSRLHADQGYANLSGQIRVCDEDGSNCRGINQVNPPPITGGQGVTGTQCNASGNNRVVCNGSTPRYQVCPVYQIPSDPNLTCLDAVTGRAVRWDQATRIQRPDVDAISQGSLGGSLGVRVTSPFQDAQTKGLCQHTFTSLDPGQAGELLAFLASKGVTPPRNDVNALLAQALPLFSGSRVCVQGNVTLPNNTTLRDVTFYVGGTFQVNGAATLERVKVAAQGGLNLGNVQATDSKFFANGTVNLNNAAAFKGDSTLASRQSLNFNGGADLLNNRALLVVSEGDITFNGRADTHAFMWAGGTITFNGTGAFIGGAVSLGGTIRNGGGQFYIQNSNALNSDLPNTQTDSTPRPVVLSRR